A stretch of DNA from Rhizobium sp. BT04:
GGTGCGGGCATCGCCATCGGATGAGCCGTCAGTTGAGACGGCCCTGGCCGTCCGGCGTTCGGACATACGGGTTGATATGCCGCCCGTATGTCCCGCCACGGCAGGCGCATCCCTGAGAGGAGCCACGACCTTGCTTCCGGGCGTTTGGCGAATGACCACTATCTCGCCTCTGCCATCTTCGCCTGGATCTGCTTCATGCCATCCTCGCCGCCGACCTGGCCGGAGATCAGGCCCTGGATGACCTGGAAGTAGGTGTCAAGCACGGTGCCGGGCAGATAGACGCTCGGATTGTAGCCGACGCCGCCGGCGGCAGCCGCGAAGATATCCTTCAGCACGGGTGTCGGCGGCTCGACGCCGGGGATGTCGCGTGGATAGATCATCGTGCTTGCCGGGTCCTGCGCGCGCTTCTTCATAACCGCATCCGACAGCATGAAGTCGATCCATTTCATCGCGAGTTCCGGCTGCCTGGAGTTGACCGGCACCAGCCAGCTCCAGCCGATACCGCCGGTCGGTATCGCCGCACCCTTGATGTCGGAAGGCATGGGCGCGTAACCGGCGTTGGCAAGGTCATAGCCGGCCTTGCGGGCATTAGCGGTGAACCATGGGCCGGCAACGAACATCGCCGCGCGCTTGTTGAACCAGAGGCGGGAGGCGCCATCGAGATCGAGGCCGGCCATTTCCTTCTTGATGTAGCCCGCCTCGACCAGCCTCTGCAGCCGGATGGCGCCGGCGGCGACCGAAGGATCGTCCCAGGCAATCTCGCGGCGCAGCGCCTTGCCCATCACCTCCTTGCCGCTCGCCGATTGCAGCAGGTTACCGAAGAGGTGGCCGGCGCTGCCGGTGGTGCGCGGACCGATGGCGATCGGCTGCAGACCGGTCTCACCGATCGATTTCATCAGTGCTTCGAACTCGGTCCAGGTCGCCGGGATCTTCCAGCCGGCCTTTTCGAAAATATCCTTGTGATACCAGATGCCGAGCGCATCGAGGCCATCGGGAACCTCGTAGATCTCGCCGCCGAACTGGCCCTTCAGCTCCGTGTAGAGCCAGGGGTAGATCTCGTCCTTCCAGCCGCGCTTTTCATATTGCTCGGTGAGCGGCATGACCTGCTTGGCATTCCTGACGACGCTGATGCGGCCGATGCCGGAGTTGGTGAGGATGACATCCGGGCCGGCATCCGACTGGATGGCCGCCTGCACCGCACCGTTGCTGATCGTCCCGGTCGGCGGCATGAATTCGACGGTCACGCCAGGATTGGCCTTTTCGAAATCGGCCTTGATGCCGTTCCACAGCTGCGCGACCAGCGGCTCGGTGATCTGTTCCGGACCCCACATTTTCAGGGTTTCGGCATGCGCCAGTGAACTTGCAGCGATCATCGCCACTAGTGCCGTGCTGCGGGCAAGAAATTTCAGCATTGCTCCCTCCTCTTGGGGCCGCTCCACGGCCACGTTTTTCGATTGTTGAAAAGGAGACCTCCCTCTCCTCCATTCCACCTGGCGTTCCATTCGGTTAACGCGGCGGATTCCCCTTCTGAAACCGCGCCATGATGG
This window harbors:
- a CDS encoding ABC transporter substrate-binding protein, producing the protein MLKFLARSTALVAMIAASSLAHAETLKMWGPEQITEPLVAQLWNGIKADFEKANPGVTVEFMPPTGTISNGAVQAAIQSDAGPDVILTNSGIGRISVVRNAKQVMPLTEQYEKRGWKDEIYPWLYTELKGQFGGEIYEVPDGLDALGIWYHKDIFEKAGWKIPATWTEFEALMKSIGETGLQPIAIGPRTTGSAGHLFGNLLQSASGKEVMGKALRREIAWDDPSVAAGAIRLQRLVEAGYIKKEMAGLDLDGASRLWFNKRAAMFVAGPWFTANARKAGYDLANAGYAPMPSDIKGAAIPTGGIGWSWLVPVNSRQPELAMKWIDFMLSDAVMKKRAQDPASTMIYPRDIPGVEPPTPVLKDIFAAAAGGVGYNPSVYLPGTVLDTYFQVIQGLISGQVGGEDGMKQIQAKMAEAR